A DNA window from Linepithema humile isolate Giens D197 chromosome 6, Lhum_UNIL_v1.0, whole genome shotgun sequence contains the following coding sequences:
- the rempA gene encoding intraflagellar transport protein 140 homolog, which produces MTLYFDIRVQNPETASISTLATWHNSYPLLAIAAYSQDKGGFVTIYDDQGEPVQDVESPEHAVAQVTALGWHPERTWLVAGWESGELRVWSGDTGSQEFNVIVTPHRESITILQWSQYGGRLVSADAGGSIVGWKIDSRGQLLMTFHHELKDSFVQIAFKTIPPKPAIDISGLAKAAVAGDERALDLFSSWRPRTAAPIAVPTQRDNHAFYIGTAGGSIYFVDAQGQCKQVLDTDGTALHCLLHHQTRDSIIVMTEALNIGHFQADPISGELTELTKVKLSGRSDTSRTTGNALCWISGNTLAMLTGELAVRCWDLHTGDTYVLAPPDSSNGNVATPQEVCTSLAFCKSNDTLAAGTNLGTIYLWKRKSLSECDENAWPSVPESCAIHGTVKLLTWGISLSRNSLLAVNCITNVFILHQQPMCAVYNDGVCASQLTPTQILLEMDKQTYTLKTEIQVQAIAVTREYVALSSGRQIVVNHINKGASLSTVALTTFNCDTEKMLIYEHTLIVLTPTIIQLRSVEGSVIQTLPTLPEEGEPITMELTGQYLTVASLNGILKIWDLSKHEAKLHTRAMATYEAISDFAEIIEARCNSDCRCVSITVAMANLMPSSVLYVWDIESDQIHEFDFGESDDVIDDDSIAAQCKGRLVTAHCWDTEDPRLLICRAQKLESQGSKSFNKANDQTAQTSVVLVSLFATSDHGIVVQDVKPITDENCRLLGVQSPHIIILNSEKSLNRSSKVVQLLMRDFEELGDCDSITRKAVMDFSYHISVANMDEAFKAIKSIKNEAVWKSLAKMCVKTKQLNMALLCLGHMKQANAARALREAMHNDSLSLEAQVGILAVELGLHTDAERLFREAKRLDLLGRLLEARNKFKEAIELASSENKIREKTSYYNYAHALEQQGKVAEAIDMYTKADCHQFEVPRMLLTRPRELLAYLNNSEEQEIKNWHAQYTESTGDMESALRLYEQAKDTLSMTRLLCYFNREDEVCELVTRTGHAASAYHLAAHYESKNNVTQAIHFYTIAKAYTNAIRLCKEHDMLEELWPLAILASRHAQIDVAKYYEDNEQPDRAVLLYHKAGLLHKALDVAFRTRQYSALQLIIMDVNADSDLTLIRKCADYFMQNDQIDKAVDLLATGRDYMAALELIQQHNIALSEELAEKLTVEKGSDGDAEQERLRISALERIADIAFDQGNYHLATKKFTQAGNKLRAMKALLKSGDTEKICFFAQVSRNREIYIMAGNYLQSLDWQNQPEVLKNIINFYSKGKAMDLLANFYVACAQVEIDEFQNYEKALDALNQASRCLSKVVTPRDPDVHKRAVELVNNRMSAIKRYLDIKRLFNRGETETAMQQVRHLLDSQGPNLEQSVRRGDLFASITQHYANIGDTEKAWATIEELKRLVPGINLSYYFNVNLLESLGYKMKVQRQDSSDKDDGIEELLGE; this is translated from the exons ATgactttatattttgacatacGTGTGCAAAATCCCGAAACTGCTTCAATAAGCACCCTTGCAACTTGGCACAATAGCTACCCCTTGCTAGCTATTGCTGCATATTCTCAAGATAAGGGTGGCTTTGTAACTATTTATGATGATCAAGGGGAACCCGTGCAAGATGTTGAATCGCCAGAACATGCTGTAGCACAAGTTACCGCGCTTGGGTGGCATCCAGAAAGGACGTGGCTGGTGGCGGGATGGGAAAGTGGAGAGTTGCGA GTATGGTCAGGAGACACTGGAAGTCAAGAATTCAATGTGATAGTGACTCCTCATCGAGAATCCATCACAATTCTGCAATGGAGTCAGTATGGTGGTCGTTTAGTATCTGCCGACGCTGGCGGATCTATAGTTGGCTGGAAAATAGATTCTAGAGGACAGCTTCTCATGACATTTCATCATGAACTGAAAGACTCTTTTGtacaaattgcatttaaaacaaTTCCCCCAAAACCAGCTATTGATATCAG tGGCTTGGCAAAGGCGGCGGTGGCTGGTGACGAAAGAGCGCTGGATTTGTTCAGTTCCTGGCGTCCGAGGACCGCTGCACCAATTGCAGTTCCGACTCAACGGGACAATCACGCATTTTACATCGGTACTGCAGGCGGCAGCATATACTTTGTAGACGCTCAGGGACAGTGCAAACAAGTCCTCGATACCGATGGCACGGCATTGCACTGTTTGTTGCATCATCAGACTAGAGACTCTATCATCGTCATGACGGAGGCATTAAACATCGGGCACTTTCAAGCGGACCCAATCAGCGGAGAGCTCACCGAATTAACAAAG GTAAAGCTGAGTGGCAGAAGCGATACGTCGCGTACCACTGGCAATGCTCTATGCTGGATCAGTGGAAACACCTTGGCCATGCTTACGGGAGAACTCGCTGTACGATGTTGGGATCTTCACACAGGTGACACGTATGTCCTCGCGCCGCCGGATTCGTCTAACGGAAACGTCGCCACTCCACAGGAAGTGTGCACTAGCTTGGCATTCTGCAAGAGCAATG ATACCTTGGCCGCCGGCACCAATCTGGGAACGATCTACTTGTGGAAGCGGAAGAGCCTGTCCGAGTGCGACGAGAACGCCTGGCCGAGCGTCCCAGAGTCCTGCGCGATTCACGGCACGGTGAAGCTGCTAACGTGGGGCATCAGTCTGTCGCGAAATTCCCTTCTGGCCGTCAACTGCATCACGAATGTATTTATCCTGCATCAACAGCCGATGTGCGCCGTGTACAACGATGGCGTTTGCGCGAGTCAGCTCACACCCACGCAAATTCTGCTCGAGATGGACAAGCAGACGTATACGCTGAAGACGGAGATTCAGGTGCAGGCGATCGCTGTTACGAGGGAGTACGTCGCCCTCTCTTCCGGCAGACAAATCGTCGTCAATCACATTAACAAGGGCGCCAGTCTCAGTACGGTTGCTCTGACGACCTTCAACTGCGACACGGAAAAGATGTTGATCTACGAACACACGTTGATAGTGTTGACTCCGACGATTATTCAACTGCGATCTGTGGAAGGTTCCGTCATTCAGACGCTTCCCACTTTGCCGGAAGAAGGCGAGCCGATCACGATGGAGTTGACGG gACAGTATTTGACTGTGGCATCGCTGAACGGCATCCTGAAGATCTGGGATCTGAGTAAGCACGAGGCCAAGCTGCATACCCGAGCTATGGCAACGTACGAGGCGATCAGCGACTTTGCTGAAATCATCGAGGCGAGATGTAATTCAGATTGCCGGTGCGTCTCGATCACTGTCGCCATGGCAAATCTCATGCCTAGTTCGGTGCTTTATGTCTGGGACATCGAAAGCGATCAGATTCACGAATTCGACTTCGGAGAGTCAGACGACGTCATTGACGATGACTCCAT agCTGCTCAATGCAAAGGAAGATTAGTAACCGCGCATTGCTGGGATACGGAAGATCCCAGACTGCTGATATGTCGGGCTCAGAAATTGGAAAGCCAAGGTTCCAAGAGCTTTAATAAAGCCAATGATCAG ACTGCACAGACTTCTGTAGTGCTGGTGTCGTTATTCGCAACATCAGATCATGGTATCGTCGTGCAGGACGTGAAGCCGATCACTGACGAGAATTGCCGACTGTTAGGTGTACAGTCGCCGCATATCATCATCCTGAATTCCGAAAAGAGTTTAAACAGGAGCAGCAAAGTCGTGCAGCTGTTAATGAGAGACTTTGAGGAATTGGGAGATTGCGATTCCATCACGAGGAAGGCGGTGATGGACTTCAGTTATCACATTAGCGTGGCGAACATGGACGAGGCGTTCAAAGCCATCAAGTCCATCAAGAACGAGGCTGTCTGGAAGAGTCTGGCGAAAATGTGCGTGAAAACGAAACAATTGAACATGGCACTTCTATGTTTGGGCCACATGAAGCAAGCGAATGCTGCGCGAGCTCTACGCGAGGCGATGCACAACGACAGCTTGAGTTTGGAAGCACAAGTAGGAATTCTGGCCGTCGAGCTTGGCCTTCAT ACCGATGCCGAACGTCTGTTTCGCGAAGCAAAGCGTCTGGATTTACTGGGGCGGCTGCTCGAGGCGCGGAACAAATTCAAGGAAGCGATCGAATTGGCCAGCAGCGAGAACAAGATCCGCGAGAAGACGAGCTACTACAACTACGCTCACGCGCTGGAACAGCAGGGTAAAGTGGCGGAGGCTATCGATATGTACACGAAAGCGGACTGCCATCAGTTCGAAGTGCCCAGAATGCTTTTGACCAGACCTCGAGAGTTGCTCGCTTATCTCAACAATTCCGAAGAACA GGAGATCAAAAACTGGCACGCCCAGTACACGGAGTCGACCGGTGACATGGAGAGCGCTCTGCGCCTGTACGAGCAAGCGAAGGACACTCTGTCGATGACGAGGCTGCTTTGTTACTTCAATCGGGAGGACGAGGTGTGCGAATTAGTAACCAGAACGGGCCACGCCGCGTCCGCGTATCATCTCGCCGCGCACTACGAATCGAAGAATAATGTGACGCAGGCGATCCACTTCTACACGATTGCCAAAGCTTACACCAATGCGATTCGACTGTGCAAG GAACACGATATGCTGGAGGAACTCTGGCCGCTGGCCATATTGGCGTCGCGACACGCGCAGATAGACGTCGCGAAGTATTACGAGGACAACGAACAGCCGGATCGCGCGGTGCTGCTGTACCACAAAGCTGGTCTTCTGCACAAAGCTTTGGACGTCGCGTTCAGAACGCGGCAGTACAGCGCGCTGCAGTTGATCATCATGGACGTGAATGCGGACTCCGATCTGACGCTGATTCGCAAGTGCGCCGATTACTTCATGCAGAACGATCAGATCGACAAGGCGGTGGACCTGCTCGCGACCGGTCGTGACTACATGGCGGCCTTGGAGCTGATCCAGCAGCACAACATCGCGCTGAGCGAGGAGCTCGCGGAAAAGCTGACGGTCGAGAAAGGGAGCGACGGCGACGCCGAGCAGGAACGTCTGAGGATCTCCGCGCTCGAGAGAATCGCGGACATTGCTTTCGATCAGGGAAATTATCACCTCGCGACGAAGAAGTTCACGCAGGCCGGCAACAAGCTGCGCGCCATGAAGGCGCTGCTCAAGTCGGGCGACACCGAGAAGATCTGCTTCTTCGCGCAGGTCTCGAGAAACCGCGAGATCTACATCATGGCGGGCAATTATCTGCAATCCCTGGATTGGCAGAATCAACCGGAGGTGCTGAAGAACATCATCAATTTCTACTCCAAGGGCAAGGCGATGGATTTGCTGGCGAATTTCTACGTGGCGTGCGCGCAAGTGGAGATCGACGAGTTTCAGAATTACGAGAAGGCGTTGGACGCGCTGAATCAAGCGAGCAGATGTCTGAGCAAGGTGGTGACACCGCGGGATCCGGATGTTCACAAGCGTGCGGTGGAGTTGGTGAACAACAGGATGTCGGCGATCAAACGCTATCTAGACATTAAAAG ATTGTTTAACAGAGGCGAGACGGAGACGGCGATGCAGCAGGTGCGTCACTTACTGGATTCCCAAGGACCTAATCTGGAACAATCGGTGCGTCGCGGTGATTTGTTCGCGTCGATCACACAGCATTATGCTAATATAGGAGACACTGAAAAGGCTTGGGCCACCATCGAAGAATTAAAACGCTTGGTACCAGGAATTAATTTGAGTTACTATTTTAACGTAAATCTTCTCGAGTCGTTGGGTTATAAGATGAAAGTGCAACGCCAGGACAGTTCTGATAAGGATGATGGAATTGAAGAGCTTCTAGGAGAATAA
- the LOC137000855 gene encoding putative leucine-rich repeat-containing protein DDB_G0290503, with translation MPQAKKHDEQEALKLDEHFKQILTHVRPYVLNLTSVDEAYLCKIWLDKLNSTISQRNLRNEYLLELSRQLRAGILEGIFKTRPPNDLLIPLPSPCHTVYINSSLSELSDSSRSYQKCLSLNEKLNQRNHQLNEINVYDDSAIEKNHSKLCEHRIDILTAALQNLRIENVQLRGELTKYQEKSVDNKPFRLQNRVKQLTAQTQIQNLGWKVRVLKKTITKLKKLNKITKHVYEKKLQHLMKNKNLEIKVLQLQFQGQMSEFCLSLCAEKQNELHSLVGALEEKYRALLTAADATIENQRQEYFMKIAVLEAKLCQLKNFEPKAECV, from the exons ATGCCACAAGCTAAGAAACACGACGAACAAGAGGCTTTAAAATTGGATGAACACTTTAAGCAAATTTTGACGCACGTCAGACCGTACGTGTTAAACTTGACGTCGGTGGATGAGGCATATTTGTGCAAGATCTGGCTCGATAAGCTGAATTCCACTATTTCGCAACGTAATTTGAGAAATGAATATCTGTTAGAACTCTCCCGACAGTTAAGAGCAGGCATACTCGAAGGAATATTCAAGACTCGGCCACCTAATGACTTGTTAATACCGTTACCATCACCTTGTCACACG gtTTATATTAACTCATCTTTAAGTGAATTGTCGGACTCTAGCAGAAGCTATCAGAAATGCTTGTCTCTAAACGAAAAGTTGAACCAAAGAAATCATCAGCTaaacgaaataaatgtttatgatGACAGTGCGATAGAAAAGAATCACTCAAAACTTTGCGAGCATCGTATTGATATATTGACCGCTGCACTCCAAAATCTCCGTATCGAAAACGTCCAATTAAGGGGAGAGTTAACcaaatatcaagaaaaatcCGTGGACAACAAACCATTTCGATTGCAAAATCGCGTTAAACAGCTGACGGCTCAAACACAAATTCAAAATCTTGGGTGGAAAGTTCGAGTGCTCAAAAAAACTATCACAAAACTGAAAAAGTTGAACAAAATCACAAAGCATGTTTATGAAAAGAAGTTGCAGCATCTTATGAaa AATAAAAATCTGGAAATCAAGGTTCTACAACTGCAATTCCAAGGACAGATGAGTGAGTTCTGTTTGTCTTTATGTGCGGAAAAGCAAAATGAGTTACATAGTTTGGTGGGAGCTTTGGAAGAGAAGTATAGGGCACTTTTAACAGCCGCTGATGCCACTATTGAAAATCAACGGCAAGAATACTTCATg aaaatagcTGTACTTGAAGCCAAATTGTGCCAATTGAAGAATTTTGAACCCAAGGCAGAATGCGTATaa